A segment of the Butyrivibrio fibrisolvens genome:
GTTTCAGGTTTTGACGGGATCGATGAAGCATTCCTCTCAACTCCCGGTATTACTACTGCTGTCTGCGACAATACCGAGCTTGCTAATGCTGTATTTGAATCAGTTATGGAATCTCTATCAGGACATGCGAATGAAACCAAACTCGTAGAGCCTGTTTTCATCCCAAATGAATCCTGTGGATGTCAGAGAAAAGAGCTACATAAAAAGTCAACTGTCAGCGAACTTAATAACCTTTTTTACCATCATGAAGATGAGATTCATGTATATCAGAATATCATCTCCCAGGTCATGACTAACAAGGATGTTCTGCAAAATATCTATTATCTCAAGGCAAACCACGGCAATTATGCTTTGGCTGTAATAGAAAAATCCTGTTTTGACCTGGAGCAAAACTACTTCTATGACGATGTTGAAAAGGGTGACAGGCTAGTTGTATTCGATCCTTACATTGAAGACTACAATCCATATCCATATGATCCTAATACGATCGTTCCACATCTTGATAAGCTTATGGAAAGCGGCGAACCGCTTATTTTCAATAGTCTCGTATATATGGGCAAATGTTGCGGCTTTGTATGCTACGCATATCCAAGAACCATGCTCATCGATTATAACCAGACTTCAAATCTCACCAACTGCTTTGAAATGAGTATTGGCGGCTATGTACTGACCCGTCATCAGAAGTACCTTCGTGACAAGCTTAGCACCATGTATCAGAACGATGCTCTTACCGGCCTGTACAACAGACTTGCTTTCCTATCCAAGATTGATGAGCGAATCCACGCAACCGGCATTCTTGGCAAAAAAGTCAACATAATAATGCTGGATCTTAATGACCTTAAGAAGATAAACGACAATCTGGGCCACATGGCAGGTGACAAAGCCATAAAAGCAGTTGCTACTGCTCTTAAAGACTCTTGCCCTGAAGAAGCTATCTGCGTAAGAACCGGCGGCGATGAAATGCTTGCTCTTCTGATCGGTGATTATGATATCGATGGAATTCTTCCCGAAATAGAAAAAAAGCTGCAGCAATCCAG
Coding sequences within it:
- a CDS encoding GGDEF domain-containing protein, encoding MINGKKVVALCTYRIYEPQEFAFISELSENLKSNNCHLFIYTLNSEIGIATDTSPEIEVFDLIPYDKIDVVVIMNEKIKVRDVSQSIIDRASSNNIPVVVVDGEFENVSMVRYDYAKGFENVVKHIIEDHKVKKPHFMAGHKNNSFSNERLEVFKKVLAQNNMPFDDSMVSYGDFWALPCRTATQEILKRDVLPDSIICANDIMAINVCDVLSEAGIRVPEDVIVSGFDGIDEAFLSTPGITTAVCDNTELANAVFESVMESLSGHANETKLVEPVFIPNESCGCQRKELHKKSTVSELNNLFYHHEDEIHVYQNIISQVMTNKDVLQNIYYLKANHGNYALAVIEKSCFDLEQNYFYDDVEKGDRLVVFDPYIEDYNPYPYDPNTIVPHLDKLMESGEPLIFNSLVYMGKCCGFVCYAYPRTMLIDYNQTSNLTNCFEMSIGGYVLTRHQKYLRDKLSTMYQNDALTGLYNRLAFLSKIDERIHATGILGKKVNIIMLDLNDLKKINDNLGHMAGDKAIKAVATALKDSCPEEAICVRTGGDEMLALLIGDYDIDGILPEIEKKLQQSSDELGFKVSASIGTSSLPYKRGEETISKAIGLADERMYVMKRTMKNANKSTAS